From the genome of Candidatus Manganitrophaceae bacterium, one region includes:
- a CDS encoding type II secretion system protein GspE, with translation MEKAISKPKNVVGRKKLGELLIEGGFLSAHQLNRALQEQKKSRKRLGETLIELKMISEEQLAQTLAPLIGMRYIRPTSMEVDPEIFMLIPEQLARRHLAVPLKIDNKELMVAMVDPLDYESINDLRFHAGMAIHPLVATRKEVLATIEDSYRIDMSVEKIVQASAKDFDTGSVEVIPELAEADLLNAETRSLEERSRLAPVIQLVNLILSKAIKMRASDIHIEPGQKECKVRFRIDGLLKDDMRLPKWVQSPLVSRIKILAKLDISERRLPQDGAVRVYAQNRKVDLRVSALPTHHGEKMVLRILDQSKLVIEIEKVGFLEKDVQAVRRMVKKKKGMILVTGPTGSGKTTTLYAIINELRSEVSNLTTVEDPVEYTIEGVNQVQINPDIGLTFASALRSILRQDPNIIFVGEIRDLETAEIAFRAAMTGHLVLSTIHTNDATATITRLIDIGIPRYLVSSAVIGIIGQRLIRKLCLRCKVELPQSDLPSPPPSLEDHSHSSGVFPVGPAKQGEGCNACNYSGFSGRVGIFEILTLSSKVKELISSGVTDQELRSAGVVLGMTSMEEDGIEKVKAGITVMDEVLRVVDSEEVFKSICSKCDRPIRVDFLVCPHCESPSPYVCSSCGKLTQPEWRVCPYCRHKESSP, from the coding sequence ATGGAAAAGGCGATAAGCAAACCAAAGAATGTGGTCGGAAGAAAAAAACTGGGCGAACTTCTTATTGAAGGAGGATTTTTATCAGCGCATCAGCTGAATCGTGCCCTTCAGGAGCAAAAAAAGAGCCGCAAGCGATTAGGGGAAACGCTGATTGAGTTGAAAATGATTTCCGAAGAACAACTCGCACAAACACTCGCTCCTTTAATTGGAATGCGTTATATAAGACCAACTTCGATGGAGGTCGATCCTGAGATTTTCATGCTGATCCCTGAGCAGCTTGCCAGACGCCATCTTGCCGTGCCCTTAAAAATTGACAATAAGGAACTAATGGTCGCTATGGTCGATCCGCTCGATTATGAATCGATAAATGACCTCCGTTTCCATGCCGGCATGGCCATTCATCCTCTTGTTGCAACCCGAAAAGAAGTACTTGCGACAATAGAGGACAGCTATCGAATCGACATGTCCGTGGAAAAGATCGTGCAGGCCTCTGCAAAAGATTTTGACACCGGATCAGTTGAGGTTATTCCCGAGTTGGCCGAGGCTGATCTTCTTAACGCGGAGACCCGTTCTCTTGAAGAGCGAAGCCGCCTAGCCCCGGTGATTCAATTGGTAAATCTTATCTTAAGTAAGGCGATCAAGATGCGTGCCAGTGATATTCATATTGAACCCGGACAGAAAGAATGCAAAGTCCGGTTCAGAATCGATGGACTTCTCAAAGATGATATGCGACTTCCAAAATGGGTCCAAAGTCCCTTGGTCTCCAGAATAAAGATATTGGCCAAGCTCGACATTTCTGAACGGCGTCTTCCCCAGGATGGGGCTGTTCGGGTGTATGCTCAAAACCGTAAGGTTGATTTGCGGGTTTCAGCACTTCCAACGCACCATGGGGAGAAGATGGTTCTGCGTATATTGGATCAATCAAAGCTGGTGATCGAGATTGAAAAAGTAGGTTTTCTCGAAAAAGATGTCCAGGCCGTGCGGAGAATGGTCAAGAAAAAGAAGGGAATGATCCTGGTGACCGGCCCCACGGGCAGCGGAAAAACAACCACACTGTATGCCATTATCAATGAGTTGCGCTCAGAAGTCAGCAACCTGACCACTGTGGAGGATCCGGTCGAATATACGATCGAGGGGGTTAACCAGGTCCAGATAAACCCTGACATCGGGCTTACCTTTGCGTCGGCTCTGCGGTCTATTTTGCGACAGGATCCGAATATTATTTTTGTGGGTGAGATCAGGGATTTGGAAACGGCTGAGATTGCCTTTCGAGCAGCCATGACGGGCCATCTTGTCCTTTCGACGATTCATACCAACGATGCGACCGCTACGATTACGCGTCTGATTGATATCGGGATTCCCAGATACCTTGTCTCATCTGCAGTCATCGGTATCATCGGACAACGTCTCATCCGTAAACTCTGCTTACGGTGCAAGGTTGAGTTGCCTCAATCTGATTTGCCTTCCCCCCCCCCTTCTCTAGAAGATCACTCTCATTCGTCCGGAGTGTTCCCGGTGGGTCCCGCCAAGCAGGGAGAAGGGTGTAATGCCTGTAATTATTCCGGTTTCTCAGGTCGTGTTGGGATTTTTGAGATATTAACCCTTTCAAGCAAGGTCAAGGAACTGATTTCTTCCGGCGTGACGGATCAGGAACTTCGATCTGCGGGAGTGGTTTTGGGGATGACTTCAATGGAGGAAGACGGCATTGAGAAAGTGAAAGCGGGTATTACCGTTATGGATGAGGTCCTCCGTGTTGTTGATTCTGAAGAGGTCTTTAAGAGTATCTGTTCAAAATGTGACAGGCCGATACGGGTCGATTTCCTGGTTTGCCCTCATTGTGAATCCCCCTCACCTTATGTCTGCTCCTCCTGTGGAAAACTGACCCAGCCGGAGTGGCGCGTTTGTCCGTATTGCAGACACAAAGAGAGTTCTCCTTGA
- a CDS encoding phosphomannomutase/phosphoglucomutase, translating to MSLFREYDIRGVYGKELTEGMAEAIGKSFGTLMRRDGRKKIALGYDIRLSSPSLRSALLSGLLSTGLHVVDIGKCPTPVLYFSLFQLEVEGGVMITASHNPAEFNGFKLCRGRHSLFGDEIQEVRTLIEREDYEEGKGTLVMLEGFMSSYVHYFVAQFGASFSKKIVIDCGNAAASLVAPEIFKKLGCEVIPLYCEPDGRFPNHHPDPTVPENLADMIAEVRRVGADAGIAFDGDGDRLGVVDEKGEIIWGDRLTLLFATEILKESPGAIVISEVKASQVLYDEVTRMGGNAIMWKTGHSLIKAKMKETGALLAGEMSGHIFFSDRYFGYDDAIYAGCRLVEILCRYRRPLSSYFVDLPRTCVTPEIRIDCPDDQKFEIVERCRGFFSKKHKTIEIDGIRILFEGGWGLIRASNTQPALVLRFEANHPDLLVEIQEYVNKILAELRG from the coding sequence ATGTCTCTCTTCAGAGAATACGATATCCGTGGGGTATATGGAAAAGAATTAACGGAGGGGATGGCCGAGGCGATTGGAAAATCGTTTGGGACCTTGATGCGACGAGATGGGAGAAAAAAGATCGCTCTCGGTTATGATATCCGCTTAAGCAGTCCTTCATTGCGATCTGCCCTTCTCTCCGGTCTTCTCTCAACCGGCCTTCATGTTGTTGATATCGGAAAGTGTCCGACCCCGGTTCTTTATTTCTCACTCTTCCAGTTGGAGGTCGAGGGGGGGGTCATGATTACCGCCAGCCATAATCCGGCAGAGTTCAACGGTTTTAAGCTCTGCCGCGGAAGGCATTCCCTTTTTGGCGATGAAATACAAGAGGTCCGAACCCTGATTGAGCGTGAAGATTATGAGGAGGGGAAGGGGACGCTCGTGATGCTGGAAGGATTTATGTCCTCCTATGTTCATTACTTTGTGGCGCAATTTGGAGCATCGTTTTCAAAAAAGATCGTGATTGATTGTGGAAACGCGGCCGCCTCCTTGGTTGCCCCTGAAATATTCAAAAAATTGGGCTGTGAAGTCATTCCTCTTTACTGTGAGCCGGATGGCCGTTTCCCGAATCATCATCCCGACCCGACAGTCCCTGAAAACCTGGCTGACATGATTGCTGAGGTCCGAAGAGTGGGGGCCGATGCCGGGATTGCATTTGATGGAGATGGAGACCGCCTTGGCGTCGTTGATGAAAAAGGGGAGATCATCTGGGGGGATCGCCTCACACTCCTGTTTGCCACGGAGATTTTAAAAGAATCGCCCGGAGCAATCGTTATCTCTGAGGTAAAGGCCTCTCAGGTATTGTATGACGAAGTCACCCGCATGGGTGGGAATGCGATTATGTGGAAGACGGGTCACTCTCTTATAAAGGCCAAGATGAAGGAGACAGGGGCTTTGCTGGCAGGGGAGATGAGTGGTCATATTTTCTTCAGCGATCGGTATTTTGGATATGATGACGCGATTTACGCTGGATGTCGGCTTGTAGAGATTCTTTGCAGGTATAGGCGGCCGCTTTCATCATACTTTGTCGATCTTCCGCGGACCTGCGTCACGCCTGAAATTCGCATTGATTGTCCTGATGACCAGAAATTTGAGATCGTTGAGCGATGCCGGGGATTTTTCTCTAAAAAGCACAAAACGATAGAAATTGATGGCATACGTATTCTGTTTGAAGGGGGATGGGGCTTAATCCGCGCATCAAATACCCAACCGGCGCTGGTATTGCGATTTGAGGCGAACCATCCTGATTTATTGGTCGAAATACAGGAATATGTCAACAAGATCCTGGCAGAGTTGAGAGGATAA
- a CDS encoding YqgE/AlgH family protein → MKPVQGSEISKGKLLIAMPLLNDPNFRQTVVLICEHGEEGSLGVIMNRPTEIAVSTLIDDFPSVSGTDFIYAGGPIAKNGMLILCRGEEDYENHAVVDGVFVAKNIDALKVPGVLGPEGEVRCYLGYGGWGPGQLESEIQSGAWSVISSDSTLIFDADPTELWPQMMRRLGPNWAFYASMPPDPNLN, encoded by the coding sequence ATGAAGCCTGTGCAAGGTTCTGAGATCTCAAAAGGAAAATTGCTGATTGCGATGCCGCTGTTGAACGACCCGAATTTTCGTCAGACGGTTGTCTTGATTTGTGAGCATGGAGAAGAAGGGTCACTGGGTGTCATCATGAACCGGCCGACAGAGATCGCGGTTTCCACACTCATTGATGATTTCCCGAGTGTGAGCGGGACAGATTTTATTTACGCAGGAGGACCTATCGCGAAGAACGGGATGTTGATTCTCTGTCGTGGGGAGGAGGACTACGAGAACCACGCTGTTGTTGATGGGGTATTTGTTGCAAAAAACATTGATGCATTAAAGGTCCCTGGCGTATTGGGCCCGGAAGGAGAGGTTCGATGCTATCTGGGATATGGCGGCTGGGGTCCTGGACAATTGGAGTCCGAGATTCAATCCGGGGCTTGGAGCGTAATCTCGTCTGATTCGACCTTGATTTTTGACGCAGATCCCACTGAGCTCTGGCCCCAGATGATGCGTCGACTAGGCCCAAACTGGGCCTTTTATGCCTCGATGCCACCCGACCCAAATCTGAACTAG
- a CDS encoding FkbM family methyltransferase yields MNIFERIHFLHRVWRYRLRGEKFGVSFLLSRELTGKTAVDIGANRGVYSYWMNKKVGPQGFVISFEPQPELDIYLNQVKKVFDLKQIEVAKLGLSSVAGERVLVRPKNHWGGASLEGSPNEDKDLLEIRVTTLDDYFHNHPARPIRFIKCDVEGHEYDVFQGGKRILQQDRPDLLFECFDVRNPKCDVFSYLRDLEYDGFFFYQRGFVPIAKYETFRKSIHEKALFNFVFVPKESSHTLNMYCV; encoded by the coding sequence ATGAATATTTTTGAAAGGATACACTTTCTCCATCGTGTATGGCGTTATCGATTGCGCGGTGAAAAATTTGGCGTATCCTTTCTCCTCAGCCGTGAGTTAACAGGAAAGACTGCTGTGGACATCGGTGCGAACCGCGGGGTCTATAGTTATTGGATGAATAAAAAAGTAGGGCCTCAAGGTTTTGTTATTTCTTTTGAGCCGCAACCAGAGCTCGATATATATTTGAACCAAGTCAAAAAGGTTTTTGACCTCAAACAAATAGAAGTAGCCAAATTGGGTTTGTCGTCTGTCGCTGGAGAGCGTGTGTTGGTCCGCCCCAAGAACCACTGGGGGGGCGCAAGCCTGGAGGGATCTCCAAATGAGGATAAAGATTTACTTGAAATCAGAGTAACGACACTAGATGACTATTTCCACAATCATCCGGCCCGACCCATAAGGTTTATCAAATGCGATGTAGAAGGGCATGAATATGACGTATTCCAAGGTGGAAAACGGATACTACAACAAGATCGCCCCGACTTGCTCTTCGAGTGTTTTGATGTTCGGAATCCAAAGTGTGATGTGTTTTCTTATTTAAGGGATCTGGAATACGATGGCTTCTTCTTTTATCAACGGGGGTTTGTTCCTATTGCTAAATATGAAACTTTCCGTAAATCGATACATGAGAAAGCACTTTTTAATTTTGTTTTTGTCCCGAAGGAAAGTTCCCACACTCTAAATATGTATTGTGTATAA